The following DNA comes from Pseudomonadota bacterium.
GTAGGCAGCGAACAAACGCTCCAACACGGCCACCCGTTCATCCTTGGGACTTTGCGCCCAAGCGGGCAGGGCGGACTTTGCCGCGGCGACGGCCATGTCCGTATCGGCCTGACCGCCCAGCGAGATCGTCGCGAACGGTTCCTCGTTAGACGGGTTCAAAACGGTCAGTTCTTCGCCTTCGATCGGCGCTACCCAGGCGCCGTTGATGTAAAACTGGCGTGCGTCCAGCATATCCTTCTCCTTTGACGGTGTGTTCCCTCAGGTGATCCCAACGCCTCGGGGTCGCGAGTTGTCGACTCGAGATAGCCCCACGAAACGGCCGAAAAAGAGAGTCTATGTAATGCGAATGATTATTATTTGCAATACGCTACGGTGCGCTATAGAACGCCTGCGCGATTGAGTCTGAGACTGCCGTCGCCCGCAGACTCCACGCCCGAATGTGACCGATCCGGACTGTGAGGAGCCTGTTGCGTGAGTATCGAAGACCTGACCCTGCCCAAGTCGGTCACGCAGGAACGCGTTGAGACCGTCCACCATTGGACCGACGAACTTTTCTCGCTCCGCGTCTCGCGGCCGGTCAGCTTCCGCTTCCGGTCCGGCGAATTCGTCATGCTGGGCCTGATCATCGACGGGCGACCGCTTCTGCGCGCGTATTCCATCGCCAGCCCGTCATGGGATGACGGCCTCGACTTCTATTCGATCAAGGTGCCGGACGGACCGCTCACATCCCACCTGTGTCATGTCAGACCGGGCGACGACGTTCTGCTGGGGCGCAAGCCGACGGGCACGCTCGTGCTCGACGCGCTCAAGCCTGGCGGCCGTCTATTCCTGTTCTCCACTGGAACGGGTATAGCGCCTTTCGCCAGCCTTATCCGCGACCCCGAAACCTACGATATGTTCGAGCACGTCGTGCTGAC
Coding sequences within:
- a CDS encoding ferredoxin--NADP reductase, encoding MSIEDLTLPKSVTQERVETVHHWTDELFSLRVSRPVSFRFRSGEFVMLGLIIDGRPLLRAYSIASPSWDDGLDFYSIKVPDGPLTSHLCHVRPGDDVLLGRKPTGTLVLDALKPGGRLFLFSTGTGIAPFASLIRDPETYDMFEHVVLTHTCRNVADLQYGTDLIESLVHDPLIGDVVQGRLTYYPSVTREDHVHRGRITDLIESGRFFEDIGMDGLDCASDRVMICGSMAMISDTRALVEAAGLKEGSNAAPGDYVVEKAFAD